From a single Miscanthus floridulus cultivar M001 chromosome 8, ASM1932011v1, whole genome shotgun sequence genomic region:
- the LOC136477378 gene encoding cell wall protein AWA1-like isoform X1: MTATGAGGAARATRTSGLPNPLLPPIQFPTGLVDYSRRDREKRAEKIAATRREGGRKRAGKVEKSHPTWRACPCSFSPDASLLLSSPISTSANRAYVKRSPPSLLALSSSSRRFERPEVLEGGDLGGGLGRIGFGKFGLDSSTGWRWPLWSNFRWQPTRPPLPIERAVEPPCITLWIPATWICQGRSTCPRRGSRTRSRSSGRSGRRTSTGGSLRPCSCTVAPGAAYKVVRESSSGTGSNASAGAAPAIQIPPPRPKRKPAHPYPRKVDAAAKKPAPEFKQLEKPPPLRDQDEEGSPTSVLTSAHTVLRAEEGLGSVFANSSSASRSPALSAAGSDERGNGGGSLASSVDGEDACASPRTTAPYTTKVLGDANEVGSEAPIFKLFGKKVVVEDLKTDSSPASAVQATRNGNPIGAAGATSPWNLWQGSVQVQQLMYLVPQPDGFAAQPVVPWFGYNGSLPCAVFYPQAVASSAQEHQQQQQASELLDHRRAQREGSLTGSNMAASSAAAVPAASAAQNSDPAESSRHGPGQENTTSDGYAALRRAAAVPRLTKCASSASFCGRGFVPYKRCAAESEAPRPVAPGEEADGELTRLCL, translated from the exons ATGACAGCGACGGGGGCCGGAGGAGCAGCCAGAGCCACGAGAACCAGCGGCCTCCcgaaccctctccttcctccgaTTCAATTCCCCACCGGATTGGTGGATTATTCCCGCCGCGACCGAGAAAAAAGAGCCGAGAAAATCGCAGCCACGAGAAGGGAAGGTGGGAGAAAAAGAGCGGGGAAAGTGGAAAAATCCCATCCGACGTGGAGAGCTTGCCCATGCTCTTTTTCTCCCGACGCCTCCCTCCTCTTGTCTTCTCCCATCTCCACCAGTGCAAACCGGGCCTACGTAAAACGTTCGCCTCCTTCGCTtctcgccctctcctcctcctcgcgcAGGTTTGAGAGGCCTGAGGTATTGGAAGGTGGCGACCTCGGGGGCGGCTTGGGTCGGATTGGTTTCGGGAAGTTTGGTCTTGACTCCAGCACTGGATGGAGATGGCCTCTTTGGAG CAATTTCCGGTGGCAACCGACGAGACCGCCGTTGCCGATCGAGCGGGCGGTGGAACCGCCGTGCATCACCCTCTGGATCCCCGCGACATGGATTTGTCAGGGGAGGAGCACGTGCCCAAG GCGCGGAAGCCGTACACGATCACGAAGCAGCGGGAGAAGTGGACGGAGGACGAGCACCGGCGGTTCCTTGAGGCCCTGCAGCTGCACGGTCGCGCCTGGCGCCGCATACAAG GTGGTCCGAGAATCATCGTCAGGAACAGGAAGCAACGCCTCCGCGGGCGCCGCGCCGGCGATCCAGATCCCGCCGCCGCGCCCCAAGAGGAAGCCGGCGCACCCTTACCCGCGCAAAGTGGACGCCGCGGCCAAGAAGCCCGCGCCGGAGTTCAAGCAGCTGGAGAAGCCGCCGCCCCTGCGCGACCAGGATGAAGAAGGGTCGCCAACGTCGGTGCTTACCTCGGCGCACACGGTGTTACGAGCGGAGGAGGGGCTGGGCAGCGTGTTCGCGAACAGTTCGAGCGCCAGCAGGTCGCCGGCCCTGTCAGCTGCCGGTTCCGATGAGCGTGGCAACGGCGGCGGCTCGCTGGCCTCGTCGGTGGACGGAGAGGACGCCTGCGCATCACCGAGGACGACAGCGCCATACACCACCAAG GTGCTCGGTGATGCAAACGAAGTGGGATCAGAAGCTCCAATCTTCAAGCTGTTCGGAAAGAAAGTCGTGGTGGAAGACCTGAAAACGGACTCTTCACCTGCGAGCGCTGTCCAGGCAACCAGAAACGGAAATCCTATCGGTGCCGCAGGAGCGACGAGCCCCTGGAATCTGTGGCAGGGCAGCGTCCAGGTGCAGCAGCTCATGTACTTGGTTCCCCAGCCCGACGGCTTCGCGGCGCAACCCGTCGTGCCGTGGTTCGGCTACAACGGGAGCCTGCCGTGCGCGGTGTTCTACCCGCAGGCGGTGGCTTCTTCAGCTCAGGAGCaccagcagcaacagcaggctTCAGAGCTTCTGGATCACAGACGCGCGCAGAGGGAAGGGTCGCTGACAGGTTCGAACATGGCGgcctccagcgccgccgccgtgccggcCGCGTCGGCGGCGCAGAACTCGGACCCCGCGGAGTCGTCCCGCCACGGTCCCGGGCAAGAAAACACTACCAGCGACGGCTACGCGGCGCTGCGGCGGGCTGCCGCCGTCCCGCGGCTGACCAAGTGCGCCAGCTCGGCTTCCTTCTGCGGGAGAGGGTTCGTGCCGTACAAGCGGTGCGCGGCCGAGAGCGAGGCGCCGCGGCCGGTGGCGCCCGGAGAGGAGGCCGACGGCGAGCTGACGAGGCTGTGCTTGTGA
- the LOC136477378 gene encoding protein CCA1-like isoform X2: protein MEMASLEQFPVATDETAVADRAGGGTAVHHPLDPRDMDLSGEEHVPKARKPYTITKQREKWTEDEHRRFLEALQLHGRAWRRIQGTHRPAFLSLPPRAVVRSSSGRGEALTLFFSVRACVRAEHIGTKTAVQIRSHAQKFFTKVVRESSSGTGSNASAGAAPAIQIPPPRPKRKPAHPYPRKVDAAAKKPAPEFKQLEKPPPLRDQDEEGSPTSVLTSAHTVLRAEEGLGSVFANSSSASRSPALSAAGSDERGNGGGSLASSVDGEDACASPRTTAPYTTKVLGDANEVGSEAPIFKLFGKKVVVEDLKTDSSPASAVQATRNGNPIGAAGATSPWNLWQGSVQVQQLMYLVPQPDGFAAQPVVPWFGYNGSLPCAVFYPQAVASSAQEHQQQQQASELLDHRRAQREGSLTGSNMAASSAAAVPAASAAQNSDPAESSRHGPGQENTTSDGYAALRRAAAVPRLTKCASSASFCGRGFVPYKRCAAESEAPRPVAPGEEADGELTRLCL, encoded by the exons ATGGAGATGGCCTCTTTGGAG CAATTTCCGGTGGCAACCGACGAGACCGCCGTTGCCGATCGAGCGGGCGGTGGAACCGCCGTGCATCACCCTCTGGATCCCCGCGACATGGATTTGTCAGGGGAGGAGCACGTGCCCAAG GCGCGGAAGCCGTACACGATCACGAAGCAGCGGGAGAAGTGGACGGAGGACGAGCACCGGCGGTTCCTTGAGGCCCTGCAGCTGCACGGTCGCGCCTGGCGCCGCATACAAGGTACGCACCGGCcggcctttctctctctccccccgcGCGCGGTCGTTCGTTCTTCGTCAGGACGAGGAGAAGCGCTCACGCTCTTCTTCTCTgttcgtgcgtgcgtgcgtgcagaGCACATCGGCACCAAGACCGCCGTGCAAATCCGGAGCCACGCGCAGAAGTTCTTCACCAAG GTGGTCCGAGAATCATCGTCAGGAACAGGAAGCAACGCCTCCGCGGGCGCCGCGCCGGCGATCCAGATCCCGCCGCCGCGCCCCAAGAGGAAGCCGGCGCACCCTTACCCGCGCAAAGTGGACGCCGCGGCCAAGAAGCCCGCGCCGGAGTTCAAGCAGCTGGAGAAGCCGCCGCCCCTGCGCGACCAGGATGAAGAAGGGTCGCCAACGTCGGTGCTTACCTCGGCGCACACGGTGTTACGAGCGGAGGAGGGGCTGGGCAGCGTGTTCGCGAACAGTTCGAGCGCCAGCAGGTCGCCGGCCCTGTCAGCTGCCGGTTCCGATGAGCGTGGCAACGGCGGCGGCTCGCTGGCCTCGTCGGTGGACGGAGAGGACGCCTGCGCATCACCGAGGACGACAGCGCCATACACCACCAAG GTGCTCGGTGATGCAAACGAAGTGGGATCAGAAGCTCCAATCTTCAAGCTGTTCGGAAAGAAAGTCGTGGTGGAAGACCTGAAAACGGACTCTTCACCTGCGAGCGCTGTCCAGGCAACCAGAAACGGAAATCCTATCGGTGCCGCAGGAGCGACGAGCCCCTGGAATCTGTGGCAGGGCAGCGTCCAGGTGCAGCAGCTCATGTACTTGGTTCCCCAGCCCGACGGCTTCGCGGCGCAACCCGTCGTGCCGTGGTTCGGCTACAACGGGAGCCTGCCGTGCGCGGTGTTCTACCCGCAGGCGGTGGCTTCTTCAGCTCAGGAGCaccagcagcaacagcaggctTCAGAGCTTCTGGATCACAGACGCGCGCAGAGGGAAGGGTCGCTGACAGGTTCGAACATGGCGgcctccagcgccgccgccgtgccggcCGCGTCGGCGGCGCAGAACTCGGACCCCGCGGAGTCGTCCCGCCACGGTCCCGGGCAAGAAAACACTACCAGCGACGGCTACGCGGCGCTGCGGCGGGCTGCCGCCGTCCCGCGGCTGACCAAGTGCGCCAGCTCGGCTTCCTTCTGCGGGAGAGGGTTCGTGCCGTACAAGCGGTGCGCGGCCGAGAGCGAGGCGCCGCGGCCGGTGGCGCCCGGAGAGGAGGCCGACGGCGAGCTGACGAGGCTGTGCTTGTGA
- the LOC136477378 gene encoding protein CCA1-like isoform X3: MEMASLEQFPVATDETAVADRAGGGTAVHHPLDPRDMDLSGEEHVPKARKPYTITKQREKWTEDEHRRFLEALQLHGRAWRRIQEHIGTKTAVQIRSHAQKFFTKVVRESSSGTGSNASAGAAPAIQIPPPRPKRKPAHPYPRKVDAAAKKPAPEFKQLEKPPPLRDQDEEGSPTSVLTSAHTVLRAEEGLGSVFANSSSASRSPALSAAGSDERGNGGGSLASSVDGEDACASPRTTAPYTTKVLGDANEVGSEAPIFKLFGKKVVVEDLKTDSSPASAVQATRNGNPIGAAGATSPWNLWQGSVQVQQLMYLVPQPDGFAAQPVVPWFGYNGSLPCAVFYPQAVASSAQEHQQQQQASELLDHRRAQREGSLTGSNMAASSAAAVPAASAAQNSDPAESSRHGPGQENTTSDGYAALRRAAAVPRLTKCASSASFCGRGFVPYKRCAAESEAPRPVAPGEEADGELTRLCL, translated from the exons ATGGAGATGGCCTCTTTGGAG CAATTTCCGGTGGCAACCGACGAGACCGCCGTTGCCGATCGAGCGGGCGGTGGAACCGCCGTGCATCACCCTCTGGATCCCCGCGACATGGATTTGTCAGGGGAGGAGCACGTGCCCAAG GCGCGGAAGCCGTACACGATCACGAAGCAGCGGGAGAAGTGGACGGAGGACGAGCACCGGCGGTTCCTTGAGGCCCTGCAGCTGCACGGTCGCGCCTGGCGCCGCATACAAG aGCACATCGGCACCAAGACCGCCGTGCAAATCCGGAGCCACGCGCAGAAGTTCTTCACCAAG GTGGTCCGAGAATCATCGTCAGGAACAGGAAGCAACGCCTCCGCGGGCGCCGCGCCGGCGATCCAGATCCCGCCGCCGCGCCCCAAGAGGAAGCCGGCGCACCCTTACCCGCGCAAAGTGGACGCCGCGGCCAAGAAGCCCGCGCCGGAGTTCAAGCAGCTGGAGAAGCCGCCGCCCCTGCGCGACCAGGATGAAGAAGGGTCGCCAACGTCGGTGCTTACCTCGGCGCACACGGTGTTACGAGCGGAGGAGGGGCTGGGCAGCGTGTTCGCGAACAGTTCGAGCGCCAGCAGGTCGCCGGCCCTGTCAGCTGCCGGTTCCGATGAGCGTGGCAACGGCGGCGGCTCGCTGGCCTCGTCGGTGGACGGAGAGGACGCCTGCGCATCACCGAGGACGACAGCGCCATACACCACCAAG GTGCTCGGTGATGCAAACGAAGTGGGATCAGAAGCTCCAATCTTCAAGCTGTTCGGAAAGAAAGTCGTGGTGGAAGACCTGAAAACGGACTCTTCACCTGCGAGCGCTGTCCAGGCAACCAGAAACGGAAATCCTATCGGTGCCGCAGGAGCGACGAGCCCCTGGAATCTGTGGCAGGGCAGCGTCCAGGTGCAGCAGCTCATGTACTTGGTTCCCCAGCCCGACGGCTTCGCGGCGCAACCCGTCGTGCCGTGGTTCGGCTACAACGGGAGCCTGCCGTGCGCGGTGTTCTACCCGCAGGCGGTGGCTTCTTCAGCTCAGGAGCaccagcagcaacagcaggctTCAGAGCTTCTGGATCACAGACGCGCGCAGAGGGAAGGGTCGCTGACAGGTTCGAACATGGCGgcctccagcgccgccgccgtgccggcCGCGTCGGCGGCGCAGAACTCGGACCCCGCGGAGTCGTCCCGCCACGGTCCCGGGCAAGAAAACACTACCAGCGACGGCTACGCGGCGCTGCGGCGGGCTGCCGCCGTCCCGCGGCTGACCAAGTGCGCCAGCTCGGCTTCCTTCTGCGGGAGAGGGTTCGTGCCGTACAAGCGGTGCGCGGCCGAGAGCGAGGCGCCGCGGCCGGTGGCGCCCGGAGAGGAGGCCGACGGCGAGCTGACGAGGCTGTGCTTGTGA